One window from the genome of Paracoccus zhejiangensis encodes:
- a CDS encoding CaiB/BaiF CoA transferase family protein, whose product MSDAERPLPLKGIRVLDVSQVMAGPFACMLLGDLGADVIKVEPPSGDQTRSAMGFRLKGDDSLGFLNMNRNKRSIALDLKSADDREIFLELAKTADVIVENYRPGVVAKLGIDYDTIRAINPGIIYASISGFGQTGPWSQRPGFDLMAQAASGIMSITGHPDGPPAKSGGPLADIGCSLFAVYGILSAYIGRQAGGQGQFIDASLYEAGLSFAVWDICDFWGTGNIPERIGTANRMAAPYQAVRASDGYFVLGANNDRLYRRLCETIGRPELIEHPDYATNALRMANREVLIAELEQVLVTQSRDHWVQALLAAGIPAGSIMDYAEALGNEQAEARGMVMPIRHPVEGEVKNIGFPVKLRGTPQQVRRHPPLLDEHRAELLRELGMENRREAADV is encoded by the coding sequence ATGAGCGACGCTGAACGACCCCTGCCGCTGAAGGGCATCCGTGTTCTGGATGTGAGCCAGGTGATGGCCGGCCCCTTTGCCTGCATGCTGCTGGGCGATCTTGGCGCCGATGTGATCAAGGTCGAACCGCCAAGCGGCGACCAGACCCGCAGTGCCATGGGGTTCCGGCTGAAGGGCGATGACAGTCTTGGATTCCTCAACATGAACCGCAACAAGCGGTCCATCGCGCTGGACCTGAAATCTGCCGACGACCGCGAGATCTTTCTGGAACTCGCCAAGACAGCGGATGTAATCGTCGAGAACTATCGCCCCGGCGTGGTGGCCAAGCTGGGTATCGACTACGACACGATCCGCGCGATCAACCCCGGCATCATCTATGCCAGCATCTCGGGTTTTGGCCAGACCGGGCCATGGTCGCAGCGGCCGGGGTTCGACCTGATGGCACAGGCAGCCTCGGGGATCATGTCGATCACCGGTCATCCCGACGGCCCGCCGGCGAAGTCGGGCGGACCGCTGGCCGATATCGGTTGCTCGCTGTTCGCGGTTTACGGCATCCTTTCGGCCTATATCGGGCGGCAGGCGGGCGGGCAGGGGCAGTTCATCGATGCCTCGCTCTACGAGGCCGGACTGTCTTTCGCGGTCTGGGACATCTGCGATTTCTGGGGCACCGGGAACATCCCCGAACGGATCGGCACCGCCAACCGCATGGCCGCGCCCTACCAGGCCGTGCGCGCCAGTGACGGCTATTTCGTGCTGGGGGCGAATAATGACCGGCTGTATCGTCGGCTCTGCGAGACCATTGGTCGCCCCGAGCTGATCGAGCATCCCGACTATGCCACCAACGCATTGCGCATGGCGAACCGCGAAGTGCTGATCGCCGAGCTGGAGCAGGTTCTGGTCACGCAAAGCCGGGACCATTGGGTTCAGGCGTTGCTGGCGGCGGGCATCCCTGCAGGCTCGATCATGGATTACGCCGAGGCGCTGGGGAACGAGCAGGCCGAGGCGCGCGGCATGGTCATGCCGATCCGCCATCCAGTCGAGGGCGAGGTGAAGAATATCGGCTTCCCGGTGAAACTGCGCGGCACGCCGCAGCAGGTCCGCCGCCATCCGCCGCTGTTGGACGAGCACCGGGCGGAACTGCTGCGCGAGCTGGGCATGGAAAACCGCCGCGAGGCCGCCGATGTCTGA